The genomic region CGGCCAGGCGCTCCAGCGCGGCGGTACGGGCCTGCGCGTGCTCGGGGGCGTGGGGGTCGACGGTGGTGCCGAGGCGGGTCATGAGCCGGTCCCCTCCGGGGCGGGTGTGGGCAGCAGGTGGGACGGGATGTCGAGGTGGCGGGCGCGGAGCCATTCGCCGAGGGCCTTGGCCTGGGGGTCGAAGCGGTGGCCGGAGGCGACCCCGTCGCCGAGGAGGCCGGTGACGGTGAAGTTCAGGGCGCGCAGCCGGGGCAGCGCGTGGCGGGTGACGGGCAGGTCCCGGGCTTCGGGGAGCAGCTCCCGCAACAGCTCGACGGTGAGGGTGCGTTCGAGCCAGGCCCAGGCGGCGTCGGACTCGACCCACACCCCGACGTTGGCGTCACCGCCCTTGTCGCCGCTGCGGGCCCCGGCCACCGCGCCGAGGGGGGCGCGGGTGGTGGGCCCCTCGGGGCTCTCCCCCGCGCCGGCCCCTCCCGGAACCGTTGCTCCGCCCCCGGCCCCCCGCGCCTCATACGCCGGCGGGGCTGTTCGAGGCGCCGCCGGGACGGGTACGCGGGTGCCGTCCGGGAGGACAGCCGCGTGGGGGACGTCCGACGCCGGGACCAGGGCCGAGGTGAAGACCCCGTACGGCTGGGCCGGGCCGGGCGGGGCGGTGACGTGGAACCCCGGGTAGCTGGCCAGGGCGAGTTCGATCGCCGCCGAGGTCAGGCCGCGGCCCACGCGGTCCGGGGACGGGTCGCGGACCACCAGGCGCAGGAGGGCGCTGGCCGTCTCCTCCGTCGGGGCGTCCTCGTGGTCCGTGCGGGACAGGGTCCACGCGGCGTCGGCCACGCCCTCCAGGGCGTCGGAGAGCTGGGCGCGGACGAGCTGCGCCTTCGCCTCGACGTCCAGGCCGGTCAGGACGAAGACCACCTCGTTGCGCCAGCCGCCGATGCGGGTGACGCCCACCTTGAGGGAGGTCGGGGGAGCCTCTCCGCGCACACCCGTGACGCGGACGCGGTCGGTGTCCTCCTCGGTCAGCCGGACCGTGTCCAGGCGGGCCGTCACGTCCGGGCCGAGATAGCGGACGCCTTGGGTCTCGTAGAGGAGTTGGGCCGTGACCGTGCCGGTGGTGACGGCCCCGCCCGTGCCCGGGTGCTTGGTGATCACCGAGGAGCCGTCCTCGGAGATCTCCGCGAGGGGGAAGCCCGGGCGGCGGACGTCGTGCGCGGTGAAGAAGGAGTAGTTCCCGCCGGTGGCCTGGGTCCCGCACTCCAGGACGTGGCCCGCGACCACCGCGCCGGCCAGCCGGTCGTAGTCGTCCGGCGCCCAGTCGAACCACCAGGCCGCAGGGCCGCTGACCAGCGCCGCGTCCGTGACCCGGCCGGTCACGATCACGTCCGCGCCCGCCCGCAGGCAGGCGGTGATCCCGGCGCCGCCGAGGTAGGCGTTGGCGGTGAGCGCCCCTTCCCCGTACGGCATCAGGTCGTCGCCCTCGACGTGCGCGACGCGGACGGGCACCCCCGCCTCGGCCGCCAGCGCCCGTACGGCGTCGGCCAGTCCGGCCGGGTTCAGGCCGCCGGCGTTCGCGACGATCCGTACGCCGCGTTCGTGCGCGAGCCCGAGCCCCTCCTCCAGCTGCCGCAGGAAGGTCTTGGCGTAGCCGAGGTCCGGGTTCTCCAGGCGGTCGCGGCCGAGGATCAGCATGGTCAGCTCGGCCAGGTAGTCCCCGGTCACCACGTCCAGCTCGCCGCCGGTCAGCATCTCGCGCAGGGCGTCGAAGCGGTCCCCGTAGAAGCCGGACGCGTTGCCGACGCGCAGCGGACGGCGGGTCACCGCGAGGCTCCCGGCTCGCGGCCGGGGCCCGCCGGGCCCGCGAAGGCCTGGGCGATGCCGAGCCAGCGGTCCGCGTCGCCGCCGGTCGCCGACAGGGCCAGGTCGGCGCGGTGGGCCCGCTGGGTCACCAGGAGGCAGAAGTCGAGCGCCGGGCCCGTGATCCGCTGCGGGGCGTCCGGCGGGCCGTACGCCCACACGTCCGTGCCGTCGGGGGCCGTCAGCTCCACCCGGAACTCCTCGGCGGGCGCGTCCAGTCCGTGTACGGCGTAGGCGTAGTCGCGGGCCCGTACACCGATCCGGGCCACGTGCCGCAGCCGGGCGGTCGGGGTGCGGCGGACACCGAGCGCGTCGGCGACGTCCTGGCCGTGCGCCCAGGTCTCCATGAGCCGGGCGCTGGCCATGGAGGCGGCCTTCATCGGCGGCCCGTACCAGGGGAAGCGGGTGTCGGGCGAGGCCCCGGCGAGGGCTTCGCCGAGGGCGCCGCGCGTGGAGCGCCAGCGGGCGAGCAGCTCGGCGGGTGGCAGCCCCGCGCCCTCCTCCGCGCCTTCGTCGACGAACGAGTCGGGGGCCTTCAGGGCCTCCTCGGTCATGCGGCCGAAGCCGTCGGCGTCGGTGAGGGAGATCAGTGCGGCCCGGTCCGTCCAGTGCAGGTGGGCGATCTGGTGGGCGACGCTCCAGCCCGGCGCGGGGGTGGGCCGGGCCCAGTCGGACACCGGCAACTCCGCAACCAGGGCGTCCAGTTCAAGACCCTCCTCGCGCAGATCGGCGAAGACGGCGGCAGCGGCTGCGGCAGTGGCATCGACGGCGGACGGATCGGGCACGGTGTGCTCCCCTCTCGGCGTGAGGGGAAGACTGGCAGCCTCCGCGAAAACAATCAAGCATGCTTGCATGATTTGATCGGAGGGCGGCGCGTTCCCGCCACCCCCGCCAACCCGGCTCCGGGCAAAGGAAGTTGACGCCGACCACGAACGGGGCTGGTCTCGCGCCGCCGTCCCCGCCCGGTCCGCAGGGGGCGATTCAGGCCGTAAGCCGGAAACTCGCGAAACGTCACCGGATGTCCCGTCGATACTGGACGTTCCGCTCCGGGCCCGGGCGAACACGCGACCACGATCGCGCTCGCAAGCACGTTCATGTCACTCGACGCAGACGACGAAGAGGATGAGCAGACGTGACCCAAGCCGCCCGAACCCCCTTCTCCCTCTATCCCGAACTCGACGCGACCGCCCTCGGCGCCTTCGTCACCGCCCTGGAGAGCGGCGACGTCACCGGCCTCGCCCCCGCCCGCGCCGCCGAGGTCGCCGAGCTCCGCTCCGTCGCCGTCTTCACCCGTGGCAAGGTGACCGGCGCCGACGGGGACCTGCTCGACGCCGCGCTCTGGCGCCACACCGGGATCCAGCCGCGCCCGCTGATCGTGATGCCCTCGCCCTGGACCAGCCTGGGCTGGCTCGTCTACGCCGTCCAGGCCACCGTCTTCGCGGCCCGCGGCTACAACGTCCTCGCCTACACCACCCGCGGCTTCGCCGCCTCCGAGGGCCAGGTGGAGGTGGCGGGCGCGCTCGACGTCGCCGACGGCAGCCGTGCCCTGGACCACCTCGTCGAGCGCAGTGCCGGGCCGGTGACGGGGATCGGCTTCCTCGGGGACTCGTACGGCTCGGGCATCAGCCAGCTGGTCGCCGCGCACGACACCCGGGTCGACGCGGTGGTCGCGCTCAGCAGCTGGGGCGATCTCGGGGAGGCGTTCTACGAGAACTCCACGCGCCACGTCGAGGCCGTACGGGCCCTGCTCAAGGCCGCCGAGAAGGCGCGGCTGAGCCCGCAGACGCAGAGCGTCTTCGACAACGTCCTCGCCGGCCGCGACGTCCCGGGCACCCTGGCCTGGGCGGAGCCGCGCTCGCCCTTCACGCACATCAAGGAGCTCAACCGGCGCGAGGTGCCGGTCTTCTACGCGCACGCCTGGCACGAGACGCTCTTCCCGCCCAACCAGACCCTGAAGATGTTCAACGAGCTGACCGGCCCCAAGCGCCTGGTCCTGTCCATCGGCGACCATTCCGGGCCCGAGTCGTCCGGCATGTTCGGCCTGCCCAACCGGATCTGGACGGACGCCCACCGCTGGTTCGACCACCACCTCAAGGGCGTCGACAACGGCATCGCCGACGAGGGCCAGGTGCTCAGCGAGGTGATGTGGAGCAAGACCCTCGAACCTCGCCCGACCTGGCCCTCCCTCACCGAGCACATACACCGGCTGCACCTGGCGGGCGGCGGGGAACTGGCGGAGGAGCCGGAGGCCGGCTGGACGGCGACCGTGGTGTGCGGGGTGGACACCACGGCGACCGTCGCCGACGCGGTCGTCACGGCCGGATACGCGGAGATGGCCGGCCGGCCGAAGGTCTACCCGACGGACGACATCGACCGCTCCGTCGCCGCGGTGTGGGCATCGGCCCCGGCCGCGGAGACCACCCGGCTGCGCGGCACACCAAAGCTGCGCGTGACGTACCGGGCGGCCAACCCCGGGTCCACCTTCGTCGCCTACCTCCTCGACGTGGCGCCCGACGGCTCGGCCCACATCGTCACGCACGCCCCGTACTCCGACCTCGAATCCGCGCCCGACAGCCTGATCAGAGCGGAGATCGAGCTCCAGGCCACGGCGTACGACGTCCAGCGCGGCAACCGGCTGATGCTGGTGATCGACGCCCGCGACCCCTTCTACGGCGACGCCAACCTGCCGCGCGCGACGCTGGCGTTCACCTCACCGGAGCAGACGCCCTCGTACCTGGACCTGCCCCTCGGATAGGGCGGCGCCCCACCCCGGCGCCCCACCCCGGCGCCGGCCCCGCCGGCCGGTCCCCTGGCCGGCGGGGCCCCTGGCCGGCGGGCCCTTCACCGGCCCGGCCTCAGGGTCGCCGGGTGAGGTCCATCGTCCAGTTGTGCAGCCAGCTGTCGCCCCCGTCGGCCGAGAAGAACTGTTCCCAGCGCGGGGAGCCGGAGCTGGTCCGCGACCACACGAACCGCACCCGCACCGCCTTCCCGTCGTGTGTGTCCACGCCCTCGAAGACTCCCCGGCCACCCTCGAACCGGCCCACGACGGGCGGGAAGAGCGTCCCGGTGGCGGGCCCGGACACCCCGCGGACCTACCGATCCTGTCGGTCCGGGAGACGCCGGACGTCGCGGACCTCCCGGAGGGCTTCGACCTGGCGTCGCACTGGCGGCGGACCCAGGCCGACTTCCACGCGCGGCTCCACCCGGAGGAGGCGTTGGTCCGCCTCTCCGCGCGCGGCGCGGCGCGGCTGACCGGTGCGCAGGCCCGCGCCCTGACGGCCACCGGGGAGCCGGATCCGGAGCTGCCGGGGTGGACCCGGGCGGTCCTCCCGATCGAGTCGGCGGACCACGCGGAGGCCCAGTTCCTGGCCCTGGCCACGGAGGCGGAGGTCCTCTCCCCGCCCGGACTCCGCACCCGCATCGGAGCCACTCTCGCGGCGATGACGGCCCGCTACGCCGACGGGCCTAGGGTCGGGGACACCGACGCAGGAGGGGCACCGTGGCGAACGAGACCGAGACCGACAGCGCGGCCGGGACCGGGACCGCGATCGTGATCGCGCAGACGACCGTCGACGACGAGCTCAAGGCGAGGGAACTGGCGCGGCGCGCCGTGGAACTGCGGCTGGCGGCCTGCGCGCACATCGACCCGCCCGTCACCGCCGTCTACCGGTGGAAGGGGAGCGTGGAGAGCGCCACGGAGTGGCGCGTCTCCTACAGGACGACGCGAGAGCGGCTGCCCGCCCTCGCCGAGTGGGTCGGGGCGGAACACGCCTATGACGTGCCGGAGTGGATCGTGCTCCCCGTCACCACCGGCTCCGCCGCGTACCTCGCGTGGGTCGCCGCGGAGACCGCCCCCGAGTAGGCGGCCGCTCCGGTACCGGGCGTCAGCAGACCTTGCCCGGCGCGGCCCCGGCCGTCGCCCGCAGGAGGTCGCGCAGGAGGCCGAAGTCGATGCCGTCCGTGCGGCGGAAGCGGAGGCAGCTCTTGCCCATGTCGTGGGCGGCCAGCCGGTCCGCGAAGGCGTCGCGGATGTCCGTACGCATCAGGTAGAAGGAGACGTACTGCTTCTGGTTCGCCCAGGCGATCTCCGCGGCCTCCTCGCCGGGCCGCACGTACGCGGGCATGCCGTACGCGATGACCTCCGCGAAGCCCGGCAGTTCCGCCAGGCACAGCTCCCGCAGCCTGGTCAGGGCCGGGCGGCGGGCCTCCGGGACACCGGCCAGGTACGTGGCGGCGTCCATCAGGCTGCCTGCTTCCGGGTCTGCGAGCGGACCGCGCCCATGCTGGCCGCGATCACCAGCGCGATGGCCACCGCGTCCAGGGCGGACATGGCCTGGTTCAGCACGAGGAAGCCCGCGGTGGCCGCGATGGCCGGCTCCAGGCTCATCAGGATCGCGAAGGTCGGCGCCGGGAGCCGCCGCAGGGCCAGGAGTTCCAGGGTGTACGGGAGCACGGAGGACAGCACGGCCACGCCGGCACCCAGCGCGAGGGTGCTCGGGACCAGCAGGTCGGAGCCGGCTTCGACGATGCCCAGCGGCAGCGAGAGCACCGCGGCCACCGCCATCGCCAGGGCCAGGCCGTCGGCCTGCGGGAAGCGGCGGCCCGTACGCGCGCTGAACACGATGTACGCCGCCCACATCGCGCCCGCCCCGAGCGCGAAGGCCGCGCCCAGCGGGTCGAGGCCGCCGAAGCCGCCCCCGCCGTGGCTGGACAGCAGCACGACACCGGCCAGGGCCAGGCCCGCCCACAGCAAGTTCACCAGGCGCCGGGAGACGACGACCGAGAGGGCGAGCGGCCCCAGCACCTCGAGCGTGACGGCCGGGCCGAGCGGGATGCGGTCGATGGCCTGGTAGAAGAGGCCGTTCATGCCCGCCATGGCCACTCCGAAGGCGACCACCGTGCCCCAGTCGGCCCGGACGTAGCCGCGGACCTTGGGGCGGCACAGGAGCAGCAGCACGACCGCGGCGGCCGCGAGGCGCAGGGTGACCACGCCCGCCGCCCCGACCCTCGGCATGACCATGACCGCGAGGGCGGCGCCGAACTGCACCGAGACCCCCGCCGAGATCACCAGCGCGACGGGCCCGA from Streptomyces sp. NBC_00190 harbors:
- a CDS encoding acyclic terpene utilization AtuA family protein, which translates into the protein MLTGGELDVVTGDYLAELTMLILGRDRLENPDLGYAKTFLRQLEEGLGLAHERGVRIVANAGGLNPAGLADAVRALAAEAGVPVRVAHVEGDDLMPYGEGALTANAYLGGAGITACLRAGADVIVTGRVTDAALVSGPAAWWFDWAPDDYDRLAGAVVAGHVLECGTQATGGNYSFFTAHDVRRPGFPLAEISEDGSSVITKHPGTGGAVTTGTVTAQLLYETQGVRYLGPDVTARLDTVRLTEEDTDRVRVTGVRGEAPPTSLKVGVTRIGGWRNEVVFVLTGLDVEAKAQLVRAQLSDALEGVADAAWTLSRTDHEDAPTEETASALLRLVVRDPSPDRVGRGLTSAAIELALASYPGFHVTAPPGPAQPYGVFTSALVPASDVPHAAVLPDGTRVPVPAAPRTAPPAYEARGAGGGATVPGGAGAGESPEGPTTRAPLGAVAGARSGDKGGDANVGVWVESDAAWAWLERTLTVELLRELLPEARDLPVTRHALPRLRALNFTVTGLLGDGVASGHRFDPQAKALGEWLRARHLDIPSHLLPTPAPEGTGS
- a CDS encoding TIGR03084 family metal-binding protein, whose amino-acid sequence is MPDPSAVDATAAAAAAVFADLREEGLELDALVAELPVSDWARPTPAPGWSVAHQIAHLHWTDRAALISLTDADGFGRMTEEALKAPDSFVDEGAEEGAGLPPAELLARWRSTRGALGEALAGASPDTRFPWYGPPMKAASMASARLMETWAHGQDVADALGVRRTPTARLRHVARIGVRARDYAYAVHGLDAPAEEFRVELTAPDGTDVWAYGPPDAPQRITGPALDFCLLVTQRAHRADLALSATGGDADRWLGIAQAFAGPAGPGREPGASR
- a CDS encoding CocE/NonD family hydrolase → MTQAARTPFSLYPELDATALGAFVTALESGDVTGLAPARAAEVAELRSVAVFTRGKVTGADGDLLDAALWRHTGIQPRPLIVMPSPWTSLGWLVYAVQATVFAARGYNVLAYTTRGFAASEGQVEVAGALDVADGSRALDHLVERSAGPVTGIGFLGDSYGSGISQLVAAHDTRVDAVVALSSWGDLGEAFYENSTRHVEAVRALLKAAEKARLSPQTQSVFDNVLAGRDVPGTLAWAEPRSPFTHIKELNRREVPVFYAHAWHETLFPPNQTLKMFNELTGPKRLVLSIGDHSGPESSGMFGLPNRIWTDAHRWFDHHLKGVDNGIADEGQVLSEVMWSKTLEPRPTWPSLTEHIHRLHLAGGGELAEEPEAGWTATVVCGVDTTATVADAVVTAGYAEMAGRPKVYPTDDIDRSVAAVWASAPAAETTRLRGTPKLRVTYRAANPGSTFVAYLLDVAPDGSAHIVTHAPYSDLESAPDSLIRAEIELQATAYDVQRGNRLMLVIDARDPFYGDANLPRATLAFTSPEQTPSYLDLPLG
- a CDS encoding helix-turn-helix transcriptional regulator, translating into MCVHALEDSPATLEPAHDGREERPGGGPGHPADLPILSVRETPDVADLPEGFDLASHWRRTQADFHARLHPEEALVRLSARGAARLTGAQARALTATGEPDPELPGWTRAVLPIESADHAEAQFLALATEAEVLSPPGLRTRIGATLAAMTARYADGPRVGDTDAGGAPWRTRPRPTARPGPGPRS
- the cutA gene encoding divalent-cation tolerance protein CutA, encoding MANETETDSAAGTGTAIVIAQTTVDDELKARELARRAVELRLAACAHIDPPVTAVYRWKGSVESATEWRVSYRTTRERLPALAEWVGAEHAYDVPEWIVLPVTTGSAAYLAWVAAETAPE
- a CDS encoding DUF1801 domain-containing protein, which encodes MDAATYLAGVPEARRPALTRLRELCLAELPGFAEVIAYGMPAYVRPGEEAAEIAWANQKQYVSFYLMRTDIRDAFADRLAAHDMGKSCLRFRRTDGIDFGLLRDLLRATAGAAPGKVC
- a CDS encoding EamA family transporter, producing MTAPSSPSTTTTVPAPATAPLAVPPAGRAPARFGPVALVISAGVSVQFGAALAVMVMPRVGAAGVVTLRLAAAAVVLLLLCRPKVRGYVRADWGTVVAFGVAMAGMNGLFYQAIDRIPLGPAVTLEVLGPLALSVVVSRRLVNLLWAGLALAGVVLLSSHGGGGFGGLDPLGAAFALGAGAMWAAYIVFSARTGRRFPQADGLALAMAVAAVLSLPLGIVEAGSDLLVPSTLALGAGVAVLSSVLPYTLELLALRRLPAPTFAILMSLEPAIAATAGFLVLNQAMSALDAVAIALVIAASMGAVRSQTRKQAA